Proteins from one Gossypium raimondii isolate GPD5lz chromosome 8, ASM2569854v1, whole genome shotgun sequence genomic window:
- the LOC105792101 gene encoding thylakoid lumenal protein TL20.3, chloroplastic isoform X1, with product MAVPSLSSLSINPLISISSSSSSKASSRHLPSFSKRFGVYCQVNNSEIKARISDCSNNTYEVRDAKFKIWKPLLSTALAAAIVVFGSDISAMAELNKFEAETRGEFGIGSAAQFGSADLKKAVHVNENFRRANFTSADMRESDFSGSTFNGAYLEKAVAYRANFTGADLSDTLMDRMVLNEANLTNAVLVRSVLTRSDLGGALIEGADFSDAVIDLPQKQALCKYANGKNPITGVSTRASLGCGNSRRNAYGSPSSPLLSAPPQKLLDRDGFCNKDTGLCEAK from the exons ATGGCAGTGCCTTCACTCTCCTCTTTATCCATCAATCCTCTAATTagtatttcttcttcttcttcttcaaaagcTTCATCCCGCCATCTTCCCTCATTCTCAAAACGTTTTGGCGTCTATTGCCAGGTTAATAACTCAGAAATCAAAGCTCGAATTAGCG ATTGTTCCAACAATACGTATGAAGTCAGGGATGCTAAGTTTAAGATCTGGAAACCCTTGCTTTCAACAGCATTGGCAGCAGCCATAGTTGTTTTTGGCTCTGATATCTCTGCTATGGCTGAACTTAATAAGTTTGAGGCAGAAACTCGTGGTGAATTTGGTATCGGATCTGCTGCCCAGTTTGGTTCTGCGGATTTGAA AAAAGCTGTTCACGTGAACGAAAATTTCAG AAGGGCAAACTTCACATCTGCTGATATGAGGGAATCTGATTTCAGTGGTTCAACCTTCAATGGTGCATACCTTGAGAAAGCAGTTGCATACAGAGCAAATTTCACAG GTGCTGATCTTAGTGACACATTAATGGATCGCATG GTTCTCAATGAGGCTAACCTTACAAATGCCGTGCTAGTAAGATCAGTCCTCACCCGAAGTGATCTGGGTGGTGCCCTGATTGAAGGCGCAGATTTCAGTGATGCTGTTATTGATCTTCCTCAAAAGCAG GCTCTCTGCAAGTATGCAAATGGCAAAAATCCAATAACTGGGGTAAGCACCAGAGCAAGTTTAGGATGTGGAAACAGTCGACGAAACGCTTATGGTTCCCCTTCCTCTCCTCTGTTGAGTGCTCCACCTCAAAAATTGCTAGACCGAGATGGTTTTTGTAACAAAGATACTGGCCTTTGCGAAGCCAAATAG
- the LOC105792101 gene encoding thylakoid lumenal protein TL20.3, chloroplastic isoform X2 codes for MAELNKFEAETRGEFGIGSAAQFGSADLKKAVHVNENFRRANFTSADMRESDFSGSTFNGAYLEKAVAYRANFTGADLSDTLMDRMVLNEANLTNAVLVRSVLTRSDLGGALIEGADFSDAVIDLPQKQALCKYANGKNPITGVSTRASLGCGNSRRNAYGSPSSPLLSAPPQKLLDRDGFCNKDTGLCEAK; via the exons ATGGCTGAACTTAATAAGTTTGAGGCAGAAACTCGTGGTGAATTTGGTATCGGATCTGCTGCCCAGTTTGGTTCTGCGGATTTGAA AAAAGCTGTTCACGTGAACGAAAATTTCAG AAGGGCAAACTTCACATCTGCTGATATGAGGGAATCTGATTTCAGTGGTTCAACCTTCAATGGTGCATACCTTGAGAAAGCAGTTGCATACAGAGCAAATTTCACAG GTGCTGATCTTAGTGACACATTAATGGATCGCATG GTTCTCAATGAGGCTAACCTTACAAATGCCGTGCTAGTAAGATCAGTCCTCACCCGAAGTGATCTGGGTGGTGCCCTGATTGAAGGCGCAGATTTCAGTGATGCTGTTATTGATCTTCCTCAAAAGCAG GCTCTCTGCAAGTATGCAAATGGCAAAAATCCAATAACTGGGGTAAGCACCAGAGCAAGTTTAGGATGTGGAAACAGTCGACGAAACGCTTATGGTTCCCCTTCCTCTCCTCTGTTGAGTGCTCCACCTCAAAAATTGCTAGACCGAGATGGTTTTTGTAACAAAGATACTGGCCTTTGCGAAGCCAAATAG